Genomic segment of Streptococcus australis:
TTGTTGACCAGTGTAAAAGTATTGGAAAAATTATCAAACTGTTTGACTTGGAGTTGGTCACCGATATGAATTTCATGCTTTTCTAAGTATTTGAGCAGATCAAAGCTATCATGAACCCGAGTCAGGAGGTAGGTTCCAGCTTCCTTGGTCTCTGCTAGTGGTAGGTTGTTGATCTCAACCAAGAGCTCTCCCTTGGCTGGGATGGTTCCACCGTGGGGACAGGTTTGAGGGAAGCCAAGCAGTTTATCCAATCTCTCCACAAAGAGGTCAGAGACAGTGTGCTCTAGGACCTCAGCTTCTTCGTGGATCTGATCGCTAGTATAGTCCAGATGGTGAACTAGAAAGACTTCAATCAACCGGTGTTTACGATAGAGCTCAGAGACCAGTTTGAGGCCAATATCTGTCAATAGATAGCCGTTCTCCTTGTCCTTGAGGATGAGATTTTCACTTTTCATGCGTTTGATCATCTCTGTTACAGCAGGTGGAGAGACCTGCATACGGGCAGCAATTTCTTTATTGGTGATTTTTTGCATTTCCGTACCGATTTCATAAATACATTTTAGGTAGTCTTCTTTATTTGGCGTCATTCGTTCCCTCTTGTCTTTTCTCTCCATCTAGTATATCAAAAAAAGCTAGATTTCTCTAGCCTTCTGCCATAATGGCTTTGATTTTAGTCCAGTTCTTTCACTGCAGCAATGGCAGCTTCAAAGTCTGGTTCCGTGTTAATGTTGTCAACGTATTCTACGTAACGGATGACGTTGTCAGTATCGAGAACAAAGACGGCACGTGCAAGGAGATGCCATTCGTTGATCAAGAGGGCATAGTCACGTCCGAAAGAATGGTCGAAGTAGTCTGAAAGCATGATGGCATTGTCAAGACCCTCAGCTCCACACCAGCGTCCTTGGGCAAAAGGTAGGTCCATAGAAACAGTAAGAACGACGGTGTTGTCAAGGTTGGCTAGTTCTTGGTTGAATCGACGTGTTTGCGTTGAGCAGATGCCAGTATCGATAGAAGGGACAACACTCAAGACTTTTTTCTTTCCGTCAAAGTCGGCTAGCGTTTTTTTAGAGAGATCTGTTGTAGTGAGAGAAAAGTCAAGTGCCTTGTCTCCGACTTGCAGTTGTTTACCTGTAAAGGTTACAGGATTTCCGAGAAAAGTGGTCATAAACTACTCCATTCTTTTTTCTTTTATTCTACCGAGAATTATCAGATTTTTCCAATGATTTGACTGGAAAATGAAAACAAAAAAAACGCCAGTTCATGTGAGAACGACGTTTTTTAAATTTTAGTTTTATTATGATATTTCTTTTAAGTAGTGCGGACGGAAGCAACTTCCTTCGGAATTTCATCCCTAATTTTTGAGCCTAACGTCTCAAAAATTTCGTCCTAGATAAGTACAGAGTTCTTATCTAGGATACCACTACGGAAAGAAATATCTGTTAAAATTTGATCTCGTTTACATGTATAATGATTGAGCTATCAAAGCAGAAACAAAAAGAACGATAAAGCAAGTTTATAATCTAGGATAAGATAGTTGAATGGCTAGATTACTTAGACAAACCTTCAGCAATCTTATCAAGGTTGTATTTCATCATGTTGTAGTAGCTGTCACCTTCTTTACCTTCTTCAGCGATTGAGTCAGTAAAGATTTGTGCGTAGATTGGGATATTTGTGTCTTGTGAAACAGTCTTCATTGGACGGTCATCGACACTTGATTCAACAAAGAGTGATGGAACTTTTGTTTGGCGAAGTTTTTCAACCAAGGTCTTGATTTGGTCAGGTGTACCTTCTTCTTCCGTGTTGATTTCCCAGATGTAGGCACTTGGGACACCGTAGGCTTTAGAGAAGTATTTGAAGCATCCTTCGCTGGTTACGATGAGTTTCTTTTCAGCAGGGATATTGTTAAATTTCTCTTTGGCTTCCTTGTCTAGTTTGTCTAGTTTTTCAGTATAGTCTTTGAGATTTTTTTCGTAGAATTCCTTGTTGCTAGGATCCTTAGCGATCAGCTGTTTAGCGATATTTTTAGCATAAATCATCCCATTTTCAAGGTTGAGCCAAGCGTGTGGGTCTTCTTTGCCTTTCTCGTTTTGGCCTTCAAGGTAGATAACATCAACGCCTTCGCTGACTGCAAAGTAGTCTTTGTTTTCAGTTTTCTTGGCATTTTCGACCAATTTTGTAAACCAAGCATTGCCACCAGTTTCAAGGTTGATACCGTTATAGAAAATCAAATCAGCTTGAGAAGTTTTCTTAACGTCTTCAGGAAGTGGTTCGTATTCGTGTGGATCTTGACCAACAGGAACGATACTGTGAAGATCAATCTTGTCACCAGCGATATTTTTGGTAATATCAGCGATGATTGAGTTAGTCGCTACAACCTTTAGTTTTTGGTTTGTAGATGCTGTATCTTTTTTCCCGCTAGCACAGGCAGCTAATCCAATGATAGAAAGAAAAAGAACAAGCAAAGTACCTAATTTTTTCATTAGATTCCTCCAGAAGGGTTTCCCCGTTATTTAATGATTTTTTTGTTTTTCAGTTTCAAGTATCGTTGCTTAGGAGAGATAAAGAAACTGATTAGAAAGAAGCTGGCGGATGTGAGCACGATGCTGGATCCTGCTGCGAGATTGAAACTATAGCCGATAAAGAGCCCTACAACAGAAGCCAGAGCCCCTAGGCCTGATGAAAGAAAAATCATGCACTTTAGGCTATTAGCATAAAGGTAAGCCGTCGCAGCTGGGGTGATCAACATGGCCACGATAAGAATGGTTCCAACACTTTGCATGGAAGTGACTGACACAAGGGTCAAGAGCACCATGAGCAGATAGTGGTAGAAATTAACGGGCATTCCCATGGCTTTAGCCAGGAGCTCGTCAAAGGATGTAATCAATAGTTGTTTAAAGAAAATCCCGATAATCAAAAGAATGACTGCGCCCACACCAATAGTAATCCACATGTCCATGTCTTGGACAGCGAGGATATTCCCGAAAAGGATATGGAAGAGGTCTGTCGAACTCTTGGCAACACTAATCAAGATGACACCTAGGGCTAAGAAAGATGAAAAGGTAATACCAATGGCAGTGTCACTCTTGATGATAGAGTTTCCCTTGATGTAGGTAATGATGATGGAAGCCATCAAACCAAAGATGATAGCTCCAATAAAGAAATCAATTCCCAGGATAAAGGAAAGGGCTACGCCGGGCAAAACTGCATGAGAGATAGCATCTCCCATGAGAGACATCCCACGTAGGATGATAAAACATCCCACGGCTCCAGCAACCACTCCGATGACTATAGCTGTTATCAAGGCGTTTTGTAGGAAATGGAAATGTTGCAATCCATCGATAAATTCTGCTATCATAGGTCACCTCCATTGAAAAAGAGTTTGCTACCGTAGGCCTTCTTAAGATTGGCTTCGGTAAAGGTTTCTTTAGTCGGACCAAGGTCTATTAATTCTCGATTGAGAAGCAAAACTTGATCGAAATAATGGGGGACTTTGCTGAGGTCATGATGGACAATGAGAACTGTTTTCCCAGCTTTTTTAAGGTCTCTCAGTGTGTTCATGATAATCTCTTCACTAACCGAATCAATCCCGACAAATGGCTCATCTAGAAAGATGTAGTCAGCTTCCTGCACTAAACAGCGGGCAATCAACACACGTTGAAATTGACCACCTGAGAGCTGGCTGATTTGGCGATCAGCATAGTCTGAAAGTCCAACGATTTCAAGTGCCTCCGCCACTTTTTTCCAGTGGCTGGCCTTTAAAGTGTGAAAAAGCGGGATAGATGGATAGAGTCCCAGTGAGACACATTCCTTGACCTTGATAGGGAAATTGTAGTCGATATGGATTTTTTGCTCGACATAGGCAACTCGATGTAAAGATTTCTTGACTTCTTTGTCGTCGAGAAAGGCCTGACCTTCATGTGGGATAATTCCCAACATACCTTTTAATAAAGTTGATTTTCCAGCACCGTTTGGACCAATAATTCCGGTAATCGTCGGTCCTTGGAGCACTAGTGAAATATCCTTTAGTGCCAACGTTTCTTTGTAGGAGACACTGAGGTTTTCGATACGTATCATACAGTTGTTTTCCTCCTGCCTTTTAATATACATTAAAAAAAAAATTAAGTCAAGTTAATTTTTAATAAAATAACAATAAAATGAAAGATACAAGAAATTTATTTTTGATTGCATTCCCTAGATTTTTTTGCTAAGCTAGGAATAAGTGAAAATATGAAAGCGAGAACAAGATGACACGTTATCAAGACGATTTTTATGATGCAATCAATGGCGAATGGGAAAAAACAGCTGTGATTCCAGCTGATAAATCACGAACAGGTGGTTTTATTGACCTTGACGAGGAAATTGAAGAGTTGATGCTAGCAACTACGGACAAGTGGTTGGCAGGTGAAGAGGTTCCAGAGGATACTATCCTAGCCAACTTTGTTAAGTACCATCGCATGGTACGTGATTTTGATAAGAGAGAAGCAGATGGGATCAAGGCTGTCCTTCCTCTACTCAAGGAATACCAAGATTTGGAGAGCTTTGCAGATTTTACCAGCAAACTGGCAGAATTTGAACTAGCTGGTAAGCCAAACTTCCTTCCATTTGGTGTATCACCAGACTTTATGGATGCCAGAACCAATGTTCTCTGGGCCAGTGCACCAGGGACGATTTTGCCAGATACGACTTACTATGCTGAAGACCATCCTCAACGTGAGGAACTCTTGACTCTTTGGAAGGAAAGTACTACGAAACTTCTCAAAGCCTATGATTTTTCAGATGAGGAAATTGCAGACTTACTAGAGAAACGATTGGAATTGGACCGTCGTATTGCAGCTGTGGTGCTTTCTAACGAAGAAAGTTCAGAATATGCCAAACTCTACCATCCATATGCTTATGAAGATTTCAAGAAATTCGCCCCTGCCCTACCTCTAGATGACTTCTTCCAAGCTGTTCTTGGGCAAGTGCCTGACAAGATTATCGTAGATGAGGAACGTTTCTGGCAAGCAGCAGATCAATTCTATAGTGAAGAAGCGTGGCCTCTACTCAAAGCAACCTTGATTTTGGGTGTGGTCAATCTCTCAACAAGCTATCTCACAGACGAGATTCGTATCTTGTCAGGTGCTTATGGTCGTGCTCTTTCAGGTGTGCCAGAAGCTCAGGACAAGGTCAAGGCGGCTTATCACTTGGCCCAAGGTCCTTTTAAGCAGGCTCTGGGTCTCTGGTATGCGCATGAAAAATTCTCTCCAGAAGCTAAGGCAGACGTAGAGAAAAAAGTAGCGACCATGATTGACGTTTATAAGGAACGCTTGGCTAAAAACGATTGGCTCACACCTGAAACGCGTGACAAGGCCATTGTCAAACTCAATGTCATCAAGCCTTATATCGGTTATCCAGAGGAATTGCCAGAACGCTATAAGGACAAAGTAGTGGACGAAACTGCCAGTCTCTTTGAGAATGCCCTAGCCTTTGCGCGTGTGGAAATCAAGCACAGCTGGAGCAAGTGGAACCAACCGGTTGACTACAAGGAGTGGGGCATGCCTGCTCACATGGTTAATGCCTACTATAATCCTCAGAAGAACTTGATTGTCTTCCCAGCGGCTATTTTACAGGCTCCATTCTATGACTTGCATCAGTCGTCCTCAGCCAACTACGGTGGAATTGGTGCGGTTATTGCCCACGAGATTTCTCATGCCTTTGATACAAATGGCGCTTCCTTTGATGAAAATGGTAGCCTCAAGGATTGGTGGACAGAAAGCGACTATGCTGCCTTTAAAGAAAAAACACAAAAGGTCATTGACCAGTTTGATGGCCAAGAATCTTACGGCGCAAGGATCAACGGGAAACTAACCGTATCAGAAAACGTTGCGGACTTGGGAGGGATTGCTGCAGCCCTTGAAGCTGCCAAGAGAGAACCAGACTTCTCTGCTGAAGAATTCTTCCACAACTTTGCTCGTATCTGGCGTATGAAAGGTCGTCCGGAGTTGATGAAACTCATGGCTAGTGTTGATGTGCACGCGCCTGCCAAACTCCGTGTCAATGTCCAAGTACCAAACTTCGATGACTTCTTTACAACTTATGATGTCAAAGAAGGCGATGGCATGTGGCGTGCACCCGAGGATCGTGTGATTATTTGGTAAGACAAAAACCAAGGAGAAAATCCTTGGTTTTTTGCTTGCTAGAAAAAGGGATTAAAGGTCTTTTCGTGAGCGATGGTTGTAGCTGGACCATGCCCTGGATAGACATCGTAGTTAGGAAGAGTGAAGAGTTGAGTCTGGACACTATGGAGAAGTTGTTCCATGCTACCTGTAGGAAGGTCTGTCCGTCCGATGGTTTCGCGGAAAAGAGCATCTCCGGTCAAGACTAGATGGGCGTCAGGAAAGACTATAGAAACACCACCGATAGAGTGACCAGGTGTTGGCAATACTGTAAAACGGAATTCTTCGATCTGGTATTCCTCATGAAAGACATAGGTATGCTCAGCTGGTTTGCAGACGACATCCTCCATATCGTCGTGTCGTGGGAGGCCAGAGAGATTGTCGACTGGAGTGTAAAGCCAGCTGGCTTCACTTTCTGCGACGTAGACTGGTGAATTTCCAAAAGTATCTCTGACTAAGTCAAGAGTCATAATATGGTCATAGTGGGTGTGGGTCAGGAGAATCGCACAGACTGGTTTGTTGATTTTCTCGATGGTCTTGCGGATAGCTTCCCAATGGCTACCAGGGTCAACCACAATCAAGTGTTGGTCTCCTTCTAGGTAATAGGTGTTTTCATAGGCAACGGGATTCACGGTTTTATGGATTTTCATAATGGCTCCAATCTCAAAGAATGTACTGATATCAGTATAACACAGAAGAGAGGGCTTAGGCTATCAGAAGGTATTTTTCCTACCTTAACGATTTTTCCAAGCTTGGTAGCGGGTGTCGATCAAGAGTTGGGTTAGGCGTCCCATGGTTTCTCTTTCTTCGGGAGTGAGGGTTTGAGCTTGGACAAAGAGATGGTGAATGTGTTCAATGACCTTGAAGGAAGAAAGATCGTTGATAGAGGAGATGCCTGCATCAAGAATGATTCCAAAAAAGAGGTCGAAGTAGAGCTCCAGTTCCGTATCAGGGACCGTCTCAACCCATTCCTTGAAAGTAGTATCGATTTGCTGACTATCACTATTGGTCTCATCCAGTTGGACAAAGTGTTTGTCTTCAACTTGCCAACTAAAGGTGTCGTGCTGGGCAAGACCACCTAGGGCAGTGCTTCGAACGACTATTTTCTTATCAGGGATTTCCAGCATCATTCCGATGATAGAACCTTGTGGGACAAATACTTTTGTTCTTTCCATCATGTTTTGATAGCTAGCTGTTTCGGTCAGTTCCTTGTGAAGACCAGGCGCATCAAAAGTATAGACGGCGACAATGTTTTTTTGTAAAAGTGGGTCGAGTTGACTAGCAGCATAGACAGCTAAATTGCCCCCTTTTGAGTGTCCTGCTAGGATAACCTTTTGGTTAGGATGTTGAGCAAAAAAGTCCTGTAAATACTGAAGGGCGTGTTTTTGAGCTGGAATTTCTTTCATATAGGTCATGTGGAAATCTTCTTTCCAACCGATGATACTGTCATCCGTCCCACGAAAAACAAGTAAATAAGTATCGAGACTGATACGATAAGTCATAGCTGCAAACTGTTTTTGCAATTCAGGATCGATATCATTGATAAAGTTTGAGAGCTTGCAATTTTTAAACCGTTTGTGTTGAGAGAGTTGATCCAACAACTGGAGGCGGTTCTTATTGGTCAGCATAGTCGTTTCTCTAGGGATTTGAGGTGCTAGATCTATGAGACGCTTTGGTTCTTGAGCGACTAAATCATCAAAAGGAAGATAGGTTAATTCAGTCAAGGCAAGAATATCTAACTCGTTCACGGGAAGGTCATAAAAGGAATCGTATGCTACATCATTCAAGTAGTCAAAAATATTGGCCATAAAAACTCCTTTCTCTATGTTTATCCTACCACATTTACATAGAATTAGCTAGTAGGCTTGTTTAGTCGCTCTGCATAATGACCTAGTAGTTAGGGATTGATTCAGATATACAGAAGACAGATTGCTTTTATTTCAAACCTCTAAACGAGCTTACTTGTATGTTTTTGCTATCAATCCCATTTTCCTTTAAAAAATTCTTCATCTCATTTACATCATCAGGCTGACCTGTGATGAGATAGCTGGCTTGATTGCCGTATTCATCAATAGCACGTTTTAAAAATTCTTGACTTTGAGAAGAATCATCGCTAGTTTTATAAGTAAAATTTGATGTCTTTTGAGCCAGTTCCTTCATCTCATTATCGAAAATAGTAACTCCTTTGTCAAAATGGTTGAAAACAATCGGACATTTACCAGCCGATTCTTTGATAAGGGGACGTAGAGCAGAAATACCAACATCAGATGCAAAGCAAACTAGTGGCTGATTCGTATCTTTAATGGTTAAAGAGGAATCCAACCAACTCATCTCAATCTCACTGCCAGCCGGTAAATGTGTCAAAGTTTCCTTAAAGTGGCTACCACTATTATGCGTTAAAATGAGGATTTCATCTTCATCAGGTGTGGAGGCAATAGTTAGCCATCGACTGGTCTGCTCACCCTTAGCTTCGTTTTTCCTAGAAGCGGACGACGTATCCGGGAGTGTAAACTTAGCATAAGCCCCCGCTTTCCAGGTTTGATGACTCGGCTTTGTGATATGAATTAAATACAGATCTCCGTCGGGGTTTTCGATGGATTTTATTGATAATGTCTGACTTCGTCCAAGATAGGCGATGCCACCCCAAGTTATAAGGGCTAGTAATCCAAGTGTTGATAGAATGATAATAAACATTTTTTTACCTCTTTTCATTTTTTATGACTCCTGTTCTCAATTTTATGAATGAACTAAAAACAAATTCATTCATATTTTTCCAAAAAATAAAGAAATCCATTCTTTATTTTAGAACTCCTTTAATGAAGTTGGTTGCAAGTATTTCGACAGTTTTGCCAATATCTGGAAAATCTTTTTCCGTGATATGCATATCCATATAGTAAAACAGATTATAAACCTGTAAAATATCTTGAATCTTTTCTGGCGAGTACCCTTCAGCCTGCATACGATTTGTAAAAGTTTTAACTAGAAACTGATGAAAAGGATTCGCGACTTTGCCTTCTTCCGAGGAATAGTAGCTGTGCAACTCATCTGCGATGGCAGGATTGTACCATTCTGCAAGGATTTTATTGGAAGAAACGAGAGTTCTGGACTGAGCAAATAGTTGACCAATGAGGTCGATCATGTCAATTTCCCAATCCAGTTCTTCGATCATAGCTTGGCGAACACGGTTGTTTTCATCTATATAGATGTCTAGAAAAATGGCTTCTTTACTCTCGTAATAGTTATAAAAAGAACCAACTGCAACACCAGCTTGCCTAGCAATTTCTGAAATACCTGTTGCCTTGTAACCTTTTTTCGAAAAAACTTCATAGGCTGCTGTCTTTAAAGATTGTTTTTTGTCCAATATGATTTAACCTCCTTTATTTAATGAATGAATAAATTTATTCGTTCATTCATTCATATTCTAACAAATCCTAACTGGTCTGTCAATAAGAAAGCTAGATCTAGTTGTTTAAAGTGATTACTTTTATGAACAGAGGAGTAACATAAGCTTATAAGGCGTTTACTCCAACTAGATGGTTAATTTTTAAGACTATCAGATGGGTAAAAGAAATATTGGCTAAATGAGTACAAAAAGGGAAAAATAGGATAAGGCTGGAACTATAGTTAAAAATAAGGTATGATATCAGTGGGGTTGTTCTCTATTTAGCTTTCGTTTCCGAATTTGGATTTGAAAAATAGGTTGATAAACAGTAGGGATACTAATCCATAGATTTTTTATTAAGGTATTTGATATTTTGAACAAGAGTAAAGGAGGAGCGCATGCACAAGATTTTACTAGTAGAAGATGACCAAGTCATTCGGCAACAAGTGGGGAAACTGCTCTCAGAGTGGGGCTTTGAGGTCGTTTTGGTAGAAGACTTTATGCAAGTGTTGAGTTTATTTGTCCAGTCGGAACCTCATCTGGTCCTCATGGATATTGGTCTGCCTCTGTTTAATGGTTATCACTGGTGCCAGGAGATTCGCAAGATTTCCAAGGTACCGATCATGTTTCTGTCTTCGAGAGATCAGGCTATGGATATTGTCATGGCGATCAATATGGGGGCGGATGACTTTGTGACCAAGCCTTTTGACCAGCAGGTTCTTTTGGCTAAGGTTCAGGGATTACTGCGCCGTTCCTATGAGTTTGGACGAGATGAAAGTTTGCTAGAGTATGCAGGTGTTATCCTCAATACCAAGTCTATGGACCTGCACTATCAGGGTGAAGTCCTGAGCTTAACTAAGAATGAATTTCAAATTTTGCGAGTCTTGTTTGAGCATGCTGGCAATATCGTGGCGCGTGATGACCTGATGCGGGAACTCTGGAACAGCGACTTTTTTATCGACGACAATACCCTGTCTGTCAATGTTGCTCGTTTGCGCAAAAAGCTTGAGGAACAAGGATTAGCTGGCTTTATCGAAACCAAGAAAGGGATAGGATACGGACTGAAACATGCTTGATTGGAAACCATTTTTTTTAGCCTATCTGCGCTCTCGCAGTCGCATTTTTGCCTATATTTTTTCTCTAGGGTTTCTTATCCTTCTCTTTCAATTTCTGTTTGCTAGTCTAGGATCTTATTTTCTTTATTTTTTGCTGCTCAGTAGTTTTTTGACTTTCTTATTTTTGGCTTGGGACATGTTTGCAGAAGCTCAGGTTTACCGACAGGCAGTTCTCTATGCTGAGAGAAATCCCAAGTCTCCTCTGGAATGTGCGTTGGCAGAGAAACTCGAAGAGCGGGAGTCTGAATTGTATCAAAAGAAGTCGGAAGCCCAAAGCAAGCTGACGGATTTGCTTGATTACTATACTTTGTGGGTCCATCAGATTAAGACGCCCATTGCTGCTAGTCGCCTTTTAGTAGCAGAAGTCTCTGATCGTGAGGTCAAGCAGCAACTGGAACAGGAAATTTTCAAGATTGACTCCTATACCAATCTGGTTTTGCAGTACTTACGTTTAGAGAGTTTTCACGATGACTTGGTATTTGAACAGGTCCAAGTGGAGGACTTGGTCAAGGAGATGGTTCGCAAGTACGCACTTTTCTTTATTCAAAAAGGTTTGACTGTCAATCTGCATGACCTTGATCAAACAATCGTGACCGATAAGAAATGGTTGTTAGTAGTCATTGAACAAATCCTTTCAAACAGCCTTAAATACACCAAGGAAGGTGGTTTGGAAATCTATATGGAGAATCAAGAGCTCTGTATCAAGGATACGGGAATCGGTATTAAAAACAGTGATGTACTCCGAGTCTTTGAACGTGGCTTTTCAGGCTACAATGGGCGTTTAACCCAGCAGTCATCTGGGCTTGGACTCTACCTATCCAAGAAAATCTCTGAAGAACTTGGCCATCAAATTCGTATCGAGTCTGAGGTCGGGAAAGGAACGACAGTGCGGATTCAGTTTGCTCAAGTGAATCTAGTCCTTGAGTGAGAAGAGTGGATAAGAGCCCAGGATAAAACAACTGGGCTTTTTTATCTTTAACTATATATTCTAGTAAATTGTTTTATCTAGTAGAAATATGGTTTCCTCACAAAAATGTAAGATTACTATTTTAAATGTAAGATAACTGTACGATATAACAGTAATATTTCTGATAAAATTTAAAAATGAGAAAGAGGAGATGTGTGAAAAAGTTTAATACTTTTCAACTCAAAACGTTTTTTATTCTTCGGATAAGGAATCTAAAATTTCTTGCTTTACATATCTATTAAATTGATAGATTTCTTCAGAGAAAGACTGTAAAATTTTTGATATAATGTTAAGGATGGACTGACGGATACTTAAAGGATAATTTTCAAAAGAATAACAGGCGAGGATTAAAAATACGTAAGATTGGACAGAAGTCCTTCTACCATCATCCATGCAGAAATAAGATTATATGAAATAAAAGGAGTAACCGATGACCGGAAACTATTCAACACGTGAATACCGTGAGAAATTATATGATGATCTTCATGTTCGATTAAGAGATACAGTGATTTTGATGTGTGCGATTTTTATTGCCTCTATCGGACTAAATATGAATTCAACAGCTGTCATTATTGGAGCCATGCTGATTTCCCCTCTTATGACACCAATTGTTGGACTGGGATTTGGTTTAGCTATTTTTGATACGCGTTTAATCAAACAATCTCTAAAGGTTTTATTTACTCAAGTATTGGTCAGTTTGCTTGTCTCGACTCTGTATTTCTGGATTTCTCCCTTATCTTATGCAAGTAGCGAATTGATTGCACGAACCTCTCCAACCATTTGGGATGTTCTCATTGCTATTGCTGGTGGGATAGCAGGTGTAATTGGTTCAAGGAAAAAAGAAGCAAATAATATCGTGCCAGGAGTAGCCATTGCAACAGCTCTGATGCCACCTATCTGTACTGCAGGCTATGGTTTAGCTAATGGAAATGTACGATTTTTATTTGGAGCTCTTTATCTTTTCTTGATCAACTGTGTCTTTATCATGCTAACAAACATTGTTGGAACAAGAATTTTGATGAGAAAATCTCCCTTAAGTTCATTTAAAGAGTTAAACATTAAAATGAGAATTGGGTTGATATCCTTGATTGTATTATTGATTCTTCCGGCCAGCTATTCAGCAGTCACT
This window contains:
- a CDS encoding metal ABC transporter substrate-binding protein, with product MKKLGTLLVLFLSIIGLAACASGKKDTASTNQKLKVVATNSIIADITKNIAGDKIDLHSIVPVGQDPHEYEPLPEDVKKTSQADLIFYNGINLETGGNAWFTKLVENAKKTENKDYFAVSEGVDVIYLEGQNEKGKEDPHAWLNLENGMIYAKNIAKQLIAKDPSNKEFYEKNLKDYTEKLDKLDKEAKEKFNNIPAEKKLIVTSEGCFKYFSKAYGVPSAYIWEINTEEEGTPDQIKTLVEKLRQTKVPSLFVESSVDDRPMKTVSQDTNIPIYAQIFTDSIAEEGKEGDSYYNMMKYNLDKIAEGLSK
- a CDS encoding M13 family metallopeptidase, translating into MTRYQDDFYDAINGEWEKTAVIPADKSRTGGFIDLDEEIEELMLATTDKWLAGEEVPEDTILANFVKYHRMVRDFDKREADGIKAVLPLLKEYQDLESFADFTSKLAEFELAGKPNFLPFGVSPDFMDARTNVLWASAPGTILPDTTYYAEDHPQREELLTLWKESTTKLLKAYDFSDEEIADLLEKRLELDRRIAAVVLSNEESSEYAKLYHPYAYEDFKKFAPALPLDDFFQAVLGQVPDKIIVDEERFWQAADQFYSEEAWPLLKATLILGVVNLSTSYLTDEIRILSGAYGRALSGVPEAQDKVKAAYHLAQGPFKQALGLWYAHEKFSPEAKADVEKKVATMIDVYKERLAKNDWLTPETRDKAIVKLNVIKPYIGYPEELPERYKDKVVDETASLFENALAFARVEIKHSWSKWNQPVDYKEWGMPAHMVNAYYNPQKNLIVFPAAILQAPFYDLHQSSSANYGGIGAVIAHEISHAFDTNGASFDENGSLKDWWTESDYAAFKEKTQKVIDQFDGQESYGARINGKLTVSENVADLGGIAAALEAAKREPDFSAEEFFHNFARIWRMKGRPELMKLMASVDVHAPAKLRVNVQVPNFDDFFTTYDVKEGDGMWRAPEDRVIIW
- a CDS encoding metal-dependent transcriptional regulator — its product is MTPNKEDYLKCIYEIGTEMQKITNKEIAARMQVSPPAVTEMIKRMKSENLILKDKENGYLLTDIGLKLVSELYRKHRLIEVFLVHHLDYTSDQIHEEAEVLEHTVSDLFVERLDKLLGFPQTCPHGGTIPAKGELLVEINNLPLAETKEAGTYLLTRVHDSFDLLKYLEKHEIHIGDQLQVKQFDNFSNTFTLVNKGEDLQVGIDIAKQLYVEKIS
- a CDS encoding MBL fold metallo-hydrolase, giving the protein MKIHKTVNPVAYENTYYLEGDQHLIVVDPGSHWEAIRKTIEKINKPVCAILLTHTHYDHIMTLDLVRDTFGNSPVYVAESEASWLYTPVDNLSGLPRHDDMEDVVCKPAEHTYVFHEEYQIEEFRFTVLPTPGHSIGGVSIVFPDAHLVLTGDALFRETIGRTDLPTGSMEQLLHSVQTQLFTLPNYDVYPGHGPATTIAHEKTFNPFF
- a CDS encoding ferredoxin reductase domain-containing protein, encoding MKRGKKMFIIILSTLGLLALITWGGIAYLGRSQTLSIKSIENPDGDLYLIHITKPSHQTWKAGAYAKFTLPDTSSASRKNEAKGEQTSRWLTIASTPDEDEILILTHNSGSHFKETLTHLPAGSEIEMSWLDSSLTIKDTNQPLVCFASDVGISALRPLIKESAGKCPIVFNHFDKGVTIFDNEMKELAQKTSNFTYKTSDDSSQSQEFLKRAIDEYGNQASYLITGQPDDVNEMKNFLKENGIDSKNIQVSSFRGLK
- a CDS encoding DUF2974 domain-containing protein; translation: MANIFDYLNDVAYDSFYDLPVNELDILALTELTYLPFDDLVAQEPKRLIDLAPQIPRETTMLTNKNRLQLLDQLSQHKRFKNCKLSNFINDIDPELQKQFAAMTYRISLDTYLLVFRGTDDSIIGWKEDFHMTYMKEIPAQKHALQYLQDFFAQHPNQKVILAGHSKGGNLAVYAASQLDPLLQKNIVAVYTFDAPGLHKELTETASYQNMMERTKVFVPQGSIIGMMLEIPDKKIVVRSTALGGLAQHDTFSWQVEDKHFVQLDETNSDSQQIDTTFKEWVETVPDTELELYFDLFFGIILDAGISSINDLSSFKVIEHIHHLFVQAQTLTPEERETMGRLTQLLIDTRYQAWKNR
- the tpx gene encoding thiol peroxidase; the protein is MTTFLGNPVTFTGKQLQVGDKALDFSLTTTDLSKKTLADFDGKKKVLSVVPSIDTGICSTQTRRFNQELANLDNTVVLTVSMDLPFAQGRWCGAEGLDNAIMLSDYFDHSFGRDYALLINEWHLLARAVFVLDTDNVIRYVEYVDNINTEPDFEAAIAAVKELD
- a CDS encoding metal ABC transporter ATP-binding protein — protein: MIRIENLSVSYKETLALKDISLVLQGPTITGIIGPNGAGKSTLLKGMLGIIPHEGQAFLDDKEVKKSLHRVAYVEQKIHIDYNFPIKVKECVSLGLYPSIPLFHTLKASHWKKVAEALEIVGLSDYADRQISQLSGGQFQRVLIARCLVQEADYIFLDEPFVGIDSVSEEIIMNTLRDLKKAGKTVLIVHHDLSKVPHYFDQVLLLNRELIDLGPTKETFTEANLKKAYGSKLFFNGGDL
- a CDS encoding metal ABC transporter permease, yielding MIAEFIDGLQHFHFLQNALITAIVIGVVAGAVGCFIILRGMSLMGDAISHAVLPGVALSFILGIDFFIGAIIFGLMASIIITYIKGNSIIKSDTAIGITFSSFLALGVILISVAKSSTDLFHILFGNILAVQDMDMWITIGVGAVILLIIGIFFKQLLITSFDELLAKAMGMPVNFYHYLLMVLLTLVSVTSMQSVGTILIVAMLITPAATAYLYANSLKCMIFLSSGLGALASVVGLFIGYSFNLAAGSSIVLTSASFFLISFFISPKQRYLKLKNKKIIK